The following proteins come from a genomic window of Dreissena polymorpha isolate Duluth1 chromosome 1, UMN_Dpol_1.0, whole genome shotgun sequence:
- the LOC127858087 gene encoding G2/M phase-specific E3 ubiquitin-protein ligase-like, which translates to MVKSHAELFEPLFCFHPKEITGEEMIRLFKMNYSLVGSNDRALEDVSVLGWEAFLQSIEDGDIDVTLSEVIAFVTGADCFPPCGFSKLIDVDFYTCEGRLPSASTCAIQLWLPRVNNPDMISKLMYRALKESYGFMKI; encoded by the exons ATGGTCAAATCACACGCAGAGTTATTCGAGCCTTTGTTTTGCTTTCATCCAAAAGAGATCACAGGTGAAGAAATGATACGTTTGTTCAAAATGAACTACAGTTTGGTGGGGTCCAATGACAGGGCCCTTGAAGATGTTTCAGTATTAGGCTGGGAGGCGTTTCTACAGTCTATTGAAG ATGGTGACATTGATGTAACATTATCAGAAGTTATTGCCTTTGTGACGGGGGCTGACTGTTTCCCACCTTGTGGATTTTCGAAGTTGATAGATGTGGACTTCTACACTTGTGAAGGCAGACTTCCATCAGCTTCCACTTGTGCTATCCAGCTGTGGTTACCAAGAGTCAATAACCCTGATATGATTTCCAAACTTATGTACAGGGCTTTAAAGGAATCATATGGTTTTATGAAAATTTAG